From the Amia ocellicauda isolate fAmiCal2 chromosome 21, fAmiCal2.hap1, whole genome shotgun sequence genome, one window contains:
- the numb gene encoding protein numb homolog isoform X4 — protein MMLHSITHGGSAMNKLRQSFRRKKDIYVPESSRPHQWQTDEEAVRTGKCSFAVKYLGHVEVEESRGMHICEDAVKRLKTDRKFFKGFFAKAGKKAVKAVLWVSADGLRVVDDKTKDLILDQTIEKVSFCAPDRNFDRAFSYICRDGTTRRWICHCFMAVKDSGERLSHAVGCAFAACLERKQKREKECGVTATFDANRTTFTREGSFRVTTATEQAEREEVMRQIQDSKKAETDVKTQATVSVAPAVVSVTAPIPAPPSPTSSSSSPPTGVSQDTNPHAIPRRHAPVEALARQGSFRGFPALSQKTSPFKRQLSLRMNELPSTMQRKSDFPIKNSVPEMEGEADSISSLCTQITTAFSGPPEDPFSSAPMPKPASSPQSPAAQVNGTASAFPLPVANPVVNAAAIMLPPPLPARDTNPWAKGPSVTTTTTIGPSPAANPGGDWTSTPPVTPVTAAAPPHPTHRRTPSEADRWLEEVSKSVRAQQPTPTMGAPPVSQPYPVPGFIPPLPAAVPMIPPRQPAFHPPPQPYSMTNGIPYSQPSVPVVGITPSQMVANVFGTATQPQPQPASFPKQSSFPQYDTRTSTSQFYKPAQPPPTPQQQQQPNGSAAFNGADNWASAPAAQQPADAFEAQWAALENKSRQRTTPSPTNPFSSELQKTFEIEL, from the exons TATCTAGGCCACGTGGAGGTGGAGGAGTCTCGGGGAATGCACATCTGTGAAGATGCTGTCAAAAGATTGAAGACG GACAGGAAGTTCTTCAAAGGCTTCTTTGCAAAA GCGGGAAAGAAAGCAGTGAAGGCTGTGCTGTGGGTGTCAGCGGATGGGCTCAGGGTGGTGGACGACAAGACCAAG GACCTGATCCTGGACCAGACGATAGAGAAGGTATCGTTCTGTGCCCCAGACAGGAACTTCGACCGTGCCTTCTCCTACATCTGCCGAGATGGGACAACACGACGCTGgatctgccactgcttcatggCTGTGAAGGATTCG GGGGAACGTCTGAGCCATGCGGTGGGCTGTGCCTTTGCTGCCTGTCTGGAGCGCAAACAGAAGCGGGAGAAGGAGTGCGGTGTGACAGCCACTTTCGACGCCAACCGCACCACCTTCACCCGTGAGGGTTCCTTCCGTGTCACCACTGCTACCGaacaagcagagagagaggaggtcaTGAGGCAGATCCAGGACTCTAAGAAAG CCGAGACAGACGTGAAGACCCAAGCTACTGTCAGTGTGGCCCCGGCAGTGGTCAGTGTCACCGCACCCATCCCTGCCCCTCCCTCCCccacctcttcctcctcttctccccCCACTGGTGTCAGCCAGGACACCAACCCCCATGCCATCCCTAGACGCCATGCACCCGTGGAGGCTCTCGCACGTCAAGGATCTTTCCGTGGCTTCCCTGCCCTCAGCCAGAAGACTTCACCCTTCAAACGACAGCTGTCCCTGCGCATGAACGAACTGCCTTCCACCATGCAGCGCAAGTCTGACTTCCCCATCAAGAATTCCG TCCctgagatggagggagaggctGACAGCATCAGCTCCCTGTGCACACAGATCACCACTGCCTTCAGCGGCCCCCCTGAGGACCCTTTCTCGTCTGCGCCCATGCCTAagcctgcctcctctccacagtCCCCTGCTGCCCAAG TTAATGGCACTGCCTCTGCCTTCCCCCTGCCCGTTGCTAACCCAGTGGTCAATGCTGCTGCCATCATGCTCCCGCCCCCGCTGCCTGCCCGCGACACTAACCCATGGGCCAAGGGACCCAGtgtcaccaccaccaccaccatagGCCCCAGCCCTGCCGCCAACCCAG GTGGAGACTGGACGAGCACGCCGCCCGTTACTCCAGTAACAGCCGCTGCCCCTCCACACCCCACCCACAGACGGACTCCCTCAGAGGCGGACCGCTGGCTGGAGGAGGTGTCCAAGTCTGTGCGAGCCCAACAACCCACGCCCACCATGGGGGCCCCGCCAGTGTCTCAGCCCTACCCAGTGCCTGGCTTCATCCCCCCACTGCCTGCCGCTGTACCCATGATTCCGCCTCGGCAGCCAGCCTTCCACCCGCCCCCCCAGCCCTACTCCATGACCAACGGCATCCCCTACAGTCAGCCCAGCGTGCCTGTGGTGGGCATCACTCCTTCCCAGATGGTGGCCAATGTCTTTGGCACGGCCACGCAGCCGCAGCCACAACCTGCCTCCTTCCCCAAGCAGAGTTCCTTTCCCCAGTACGACACCCGCACCAGCACCAGTCAATTTTACAAACCCGCCCAGCCACCACCCAccccccagcagcagcagcagcccaaCGGCAGTGCAGCCTTCAATGGGGCAGACAACTGGGCATCGGCTCCGGCTGCCCAGCAACCAGCTGATGCCTTTGAGGCCCAGTGGGCGGCACTGGAGAACAAATCGCGTCAGCGCACAACCCCCTCTCCCACAAACCCCTTCTCCAGCGAGCTACAGAAGACCTTTGAGATCGAACTTTAA
- the numb gene encoding protein numb homolog isoform X6, protein MNKLRQSFRRKKDIYVPESSRPHQWQTDEEAVRTGKCSFAVKYLGHVEVEESRGMHICEDAVKRLKTDRKFFKGFFAKAGKKAVKAVLWVSADGLRVVDDKTKDLILDQTIEKVSFCAPDRNFDRAFSYICRDGTTRRWICHCFMAVKDSGERLSHAVGCAFAACLERKQKREKECGVTATFDANRTTFTREGSFRVTTATEQAEREEVMRQIQDSKKAETDVKTQATVSVAPAVVSVTAPIPAPPSPTSSSSSPPTGVSQDTNPHAIPRRHAPVEALARQGSFRGFPALSQKTSPFKRQLSLRMNELPSTMQRKSDFPIKNSVPEMEGEADSISSLCTQITTAFSGPPEDPFSSAPMPKPASSPQSPAAQVNGTASAFPLPVANPVVNAAAIMLPPPLPARDTNPWAKGPSVTTTTTIGPSPAANPGGDWTSTPPVTPVTAAAPPHPTHRRTPSEADRWLEEVSKSVRAQQPTPTMGAPPVSQPYPVPGFIPPLPAAVPMIPPRQPAFHPPPQPYSMTNGIPYSQPSVPVVGITPSQMVANVFGTATQPQPQPASFPKQSSFPQYDTRTSTSQFYKPAQPPPTPQQQQQPNGSAAFNGADNWASAPAAQQPADAFEAQWAALENKSRQRTTPSPTNPFSSELQKTFEIEL, encoded by the exons TATCTAGGCCACGTGGAGGTGGAGGAGTCTCGGGGAATGCACATCTGTGAAGATGCTGTCAAAAGATTGAAGACG GACAGGAAGTTCTTCAAAGGCTTCTTTGCAAAA GCGGGAAAGAAAGCAGTGAAGGCTGTGCTGTGGGTGTCAGCGGATGGGCTCAGGGTGGTGGACGACAAGACCAAG GACCTGATCCTGGACCAGACGATAGAGAAGGTATCGTTCTGTGCCCCAGACAGGAACTTCGACCGTGCCTTCTCCTACATCTGCCGAGATGGGACAACACGACGCTGgatctgccactgcttcatggCTGTGAAGGATTCG GGGGAACGTCTGAGCCATGCGGTGGGCTGTGCCTTTGCTGCCTGTCTGGAGCGCAAACAGAAGCGGGAGAAGGAGTGCGGTGTGACAGCCACTTTCGACGCCAACCGCACCACCTTCACCCGTGAGGGTTCCTTCCGTGTCACCACTGCTACCGaacaagcagagagagaggaggtcaTGAGGCAGATCCAGGACTCTAAGAAAG CCGAGACAGACGTGAAGACCCAAGCTACTGTCAGTGTGGCCCCGGCAGTGGTCAGTGTCACCGCACCCATCCCTGCCCCTCCCTCCCccacctcttcctcctcttctccccCCACTGGTGTCAGCCAGGACACCAACCCCCATGCCATCCCTAGACGCCATGCACCCGTGGAGGCTCTCGCACGTCAAGGATCTTTCCGTGGCTTCCCTGCCCTCAGCCAGAAGACTTCACCCTTCAAACGACAGCTGTCCCTGCGCATGAACGAACTGCCTTCCACCATGCAGCGCAAGTCTGACTTCCCCATCAAGAATTCCG TCCctgagatggagggagaggctGACAGCATCAGCTCCCTGTGCACACAGATCACCACTGCCTTCAGCGGCCCCCCTGAGGACCCTTTCTCGTCTGCGCCCATGCCTAagcctgcctcctctccacagtCCCCTGCTGCCCAAG TTAATGGCACTGCCTCTGCCTTCCCCCTGCCCGTTGCTAACCCAGTGGTCAATGCTGCTGCCATCATGCTCCCGCCCCCGCTGCCTGCCCGCGACACTAACCCATGGGCCAAGGGACCCAGtgtcaccaccaccaccaccatagGCCCCAGCCCTGCCGCCAACCCAG GTGGAGACTGGACGAGCACGCCGCCCGTTACTCCAGTAACAGCCGCTGCCCCTCCACACCCCACCCACAGACGGACTCCCTCAGAGGCGGACCGCTGGCTGGAGGAGGTGTCCAAGTCTGTGCGAGCCCAACAACCCACGCCCACCATGGGGGCCCCGCCAGTGTCTCAGCCCTACCCAGTGCCTGGCTTCATCCCCCCACTGCCTGCCGCTGTACCCATGATTCCGCCTCGGCAGCCAGCCTTCCACCCGCCCCCCCAGCCCTACTCCATGACCAACGGCATCCCCTACAGTCAGCCCAGCGTGCCTGTGGTGGGCATCACTCCTTCCCAGATGGTGGCCAATGTCTTTGGCACGGCCACGCAGCCGCAGCCACAACCTGCCTCCTTCCCCAAGCAGAGTTCCTTTCCCCAGTACGACACCCGCACCAGCACCAGTCAATTTTACAAACCCGCCCAGCCACCACCCAccccccagcagcagcagcagcccaaCGGCAGTGCAGCCTTCAATGGGGCAGACAACTGGGCATCGGCTCCGGCTGCCCAGCAACCAGCTGATGCCTTTGAGGCCCAGTGGGCGGCACTGGAGAACAAATCGCGTCAGCGCACAACCCCCTCTCCCACAAACCCCTTCTCCAGCGAGCTACAGAAGACCTTTGAGATCGAACTTTAA